Proteins encoded in a region of the Muribaculum gordoncarteri genome:
- a CDS encoding recombinase family protein, which produces MIIGYARVSTTGQNLEGQTDLLTQNGCERIYSEKISGVKKERPQLDRMMDSLRSGDTVIITELTRLGRSVKELLSIIERIHEAGASIKSLRETWLDTTTPQGNLLLTIFAGLSQFERDLTRQRTRQGLEAARARGRKGGRPKSDESKVSTALKMYDSKLHSIDEITKATGISRATLYRAIDKRKKTT; this is translated from the coding sequence ATGATCATAGGCTACGCAAGAGTATCGACCACCGGGCAGAACCTCGAGGGGCAGACAGATCTGCTCACTCAGAACGGATGTGAGCGGATATACAGTGAGAAGATATCCGGAGTTAAAAAGGAGCGTCCGCAACTTGACAGGATGATGGACTCACTCCGTTCCGGAGACACCGTGATAATAACGGAACTTACCCGACTGGGGCGTTCCGTCAAGGAACTACTCTCAATCATCGAGAGGATACATGAAGCCGGAGCGTCGATAAAATCACTGAGAGAGACATGGCTCGACACCACCACACCACAGGGCAATCTACTGCTCACAATCTTTGCCGGACTCTCACAGTTTGAGAGAGACCTCACACGGCAGCGCACAAGGCAGGGACTTGAAGCTGCGAGGGCAAGAGGACGTAAGGGAGGCAGACCAAAGTCTGATGAAAGCAAAGTATCTACCGCTCTGAAGATGTACGACTCAAAGCTGCACTCGATAGATGAGATAACCAAGGCAACCGGAATCAGCCGGGCAACCCTTTACAGAGCCATCGACAAACGCAAGAAAACAACATAA